The following are encoded in a window of Vicia villosa cultivar HV-30 ecotype Madison, WI unplaced genomic scaffold, Vvil1.0 ctg.000244F_1_1_2_unsc, whole genome shotgun sequence genomic DNA:
- the LOC131625818 gene encoding protein PROTON GRADIENT REGULATION 5, chloroplastic gives MATSISATGCVGSSFYGSWGNSIVGEDYSMLAKSVSSQVRIGRGSKPMRLQPMMKNVNDGKGVFAPIVVVTRNIVGKKRFNQLRGKAIALHSQVITEFCKSIGADAKQRQGLIRLAKKNGEWLGFLA, from the exons ATGGCTACTTCAATTTCTGCAACAGGGTGTGTTGGTTCCTCATTCTATGGAAGTTGGGGAAATTCTATAGTTGGTGAAGATTATTCTATGTTGGCTAAGTCAGTTTCATCACAAGTTCGAATTGGAAGAGGTAGTAAACCAATGAGGTTGCAACCTATGATGAAGAATGTTAATGATGGAAAAGGTGTGTTTGCTCCAATTGTTGTTGTTACTCGGAATATTGTTGGGAAGAAACGTTTCAATCAGCTTAGAGGCAAAGCCATTGCTTTACACTCTCAG GTAATTACAGAATTCTGCAAATCAATAGGAGCAGATGCAAAGCAGAGACAAGGTTTGATCAGGTTGGCTAAGAAGAATGGAGAATGGCTTGGTTTTCTTGCATGA